One genomic window of Oryctolagus cuniculus chromosome 11, mOryCun1.1, whole genome shotgun sequence includes the following:
- the LOC103345089 gene encoding keratin, type II microfibrillar, component 7C isoform X1 — translation MCEEVQATTQKHRKSPRYSKEELDRLNQATQRMAVEMDSSRGQPCKGGQAEDQPALREDGAKGKLAWLEATLQRAKQDMVQQLREYQELMIVKLGLDFEIATYRRLLEGEESRNEPEVLAEYPPRGRWFSWRFTQLLPSSPRRRGLRFGARSIAPSSASAPEPGSTAGPAHPLPATETSAPGGGCALCGSAGCAGH, via the exons ATG TGTGAAGAGGTACAGGCGAccacccagaagcacaggaagagCCCGAGGTACAGCAAGGAGGAGCTGGACAGGCTCAACCAGGCCACCCAGCGGATGGCTGTGGAGATGGACAGCTCCAGGGGTCAG CCCTGCAAAGGAGGGCAAGCCGAGGACCAGCCGGCTCTGCGGGAGGACGGTGCCAAGGGCAAGCTGGCCTGGCTGGAGGCCACCCTGCAGCGAGCCAAGCAGGACATGGTGCAGCAGCTGCGCGAATACCAGGAGCTCATGATTGTCAAGTTGGGTCTGGACTTCGAGATCGCTACCTACCGGCGGctgctggagggcgaggagagccG GAATGAACCGGAAGTCCTGGCTGAATACCCGCCACGTGGCAGGTGGTTCTCCTGGAGGTTCACTCAGctgcttccttcctctccccgcAGGCGTGGTCTGAGATTTGGGGCGCGGAGCATCG CCCCGAGCAGCGCTTCGGCCCCAGAGCCTGGCTCAACCGCGGGCCCTGCCCACCCGCTCCCGGCCACGGAGACGAGCGCCCCTGGCGGCGGCTGCGCGCTCTGCGGCTCCGCGGGCTGTGCCGGACACTAG
- the LOC103345089 gene encoding keratin, type II cytoskeletal 7 isoform X4 has translation MCEEVQATTQKHRKSPRYSKEELDRLNQATQRMAVEMDSSRGQPCKGGQAEDQPALREDGAKGKLAWLEATLQRAKQDMVQQLREYQELMIVKLGLDFEIATYRRLLEGEESRNEPEVLAEYPPRGRWFSWRFTQLLPSSPRRRGLRFGARSIARRIRSWSIA, from the exons ATG TGTGAAGAGGTACAGGCGAccacccagaagcacaggaagagCCCGAGGTACAGCAAGGAGGAGCTGGACAGGCTCAACCAGGCCACCCAGCGGATGGCTGTGGAGATGGACAGCTCCAGGGGTCAG CCCTGCAAAGGAGGGCAAGCCGAGGACCAGCCGGCTCTGCGGGAGGACGGTGCCAAGGGCAAGCTGGCCTGGCTGGAGGCCACCCTGCAGCGAGCCAAGCAGGACATGGTGCAGCAGCTGCGCGAATACCAGGAGCTCATGATTGTCAAGTTGGGTCTGGACTTCGAGATCGCTACCTACCGGCGGctgctggagggcgaggagagccG GAATGAACCGGAAGTCCTGGCTGAATACCCGCCACGTGGCAGGTGGTTCTCCTGGAGGTTCACTCAGctgcttccttcctctccccgcAGGCGTGGTCTGAGATTTGGGGCGCGGAGCATCG CACGGAGAATCAGATCTTGGAGCATAGCATAG
- the LOC103345089 gene encoding keratin, type II microfibrillar, component 7C isoform X2: MCEEVQATTQKHRKSPRYSKEELDRLNQATQRMAVEMDSSRGQPCKGGQAEDQPALREDGAKGKLAWLEATLQRAKQDMVQQLREYQELMIVKLGLDFEIATYRRLLEGEESRRGLRFGARSIAPSSASAPEPGSTAGPAHPLPATETSAPGGGCALCGSAGCAGH, encoded by the exons ATG TGTGAAGAGGTACAGGCGAccacccagaagcacaggaagagCCCGAGGTACAGCAAGGAGGAGCTGGACAGGCTCAACCAGGCCACCCAGCGGATGGCTGTGGAGATGGACAGCTCCAGGGGTCAG CCCTGCAAAGGAGGGCAAGCCGAGGACCAGCCGGCTCTGCGGGAGGACGGTGCCAAGGGCAAGCTGGCCTGGCTGGAGGCCACCCTGCAGCGAGCCAAGCAGGACATGGTGCAGCAGCTGCGCGAATACCAGGAGCTCATGATTGTCAAGTTGGGTCTGGACTTCGAGATCGCTACCTACCGGCGGctgctggagggcgaggagagccG GCGTGGTCTGAGATTTGGGGCGCGGAGCATCG CCCCGAGCAGCGCTTCGGCCCCAGAGCCTGGCTCAACCGCGGGCCCTGCCCACCCGCTCCCGGCCACGGAGACGAGCGCCCCTGGCGGCGGCTGCGCGCTCTGCGGCTCCGCGGGCTGTGCCGGACACTAG
- the LOC103345089 gene encoding keratin, type II cytoskeletal 7 isoform X5, which translates to MCEEVQATTQKHRKSPRYSKEELDRLNQATQRMAVEMDSSRGQPCKGGQAEDQPALREDGAKGKLAWLEATLQRAKQDMVQQLREYQELMIVKLGLDFEIATYRRLLEGEESRRGLRFGARSIARRIRSWSIA; encoded by the exons ATG TGTGAAGAGGTACAGGCGAccacccagaagcacaggaagagCCCGAGGTACAGCAAGGAGGAGCTGGACAGGCTCAACCAGGCCACCCAGCGGATGGCTGTGGAGATGGACAGCTCCAGGGGTCAG CCCTGCAAAGGAGGGCAAGCCGAGGACCAGCCGGCTCTGCGGGAGGACGGTGCCAAGGGCAAGCTGGCCTGGCTGGAGGCCACCCTGCAGCGAGCCAAGCAGGACATGGTGCAGCAGCTGCGCGAATACCAGGAGCTCATGATTGTCAAGTTGGGTCTGGACTTCGAGATCGCTACCTACCGGCGGctgctggagggcgaggagagccG GCGTGGTCTGAGATTTGGGGCGCGGAGCATCG CACGGAGAATCAGATCTTGGAGCATAGCATAG
- the LOC103345089 gene encoding keratin, type II cuticular Hb4 isoform X3, which yields MAVEMDSSRGQPCKGGQAEDQPALREDGAKGKLAWLEATLQRAKQDMVQQLREYQELMIVKLGLDFEIATYRRLLEGEESRNEPEVLAEYPPRGRWFSWRFTQLLPSSPRRRGLRFGARSIAPSSASAPEPGSTAGPAHPLPATETSAPGGGCALCGSAGCAGH from the exons ATGGCTGTGGAGATGGACAGCTCCAGGGGTCAG CCCTGCAAAGGAGGGCAAGCCGAGGACCAGCCGGCTCTGCGGGAGGACGGTGCCAAGGGCAAGCTGGCCTGGCTGGAGGCCACCCTGCAGCGAGCCAAGCAGGACATGGTGCAGCAGCTGCGCGAATACCAGGAGCTCATGATTGTCAAGTTGGGTCTGGACTTCGAGATCGCTACCTACCGGCGGctgctggagggcgaggagagccG GAATGAACCGGAAGTCCTGGCTGAATACCCGCCACGTGGCAGGTGGTTCTCCTGGAGGTTCACTCAGctgcttccttcctctccccgcAGGCGTGGTCTGAGATTTGGGGCGCGGAGCATCG CCCCGAGCAGCGCTTCGGCCCCAGAGCCTGGCTCAACCGCGGGCCCTGCCCACCCGCTCCCGGCCACGGAGACGAGCGCCCCTGGCGGCGGCTGCGCGCTCTGCGGCTCCGCGGGCTGTGCCGGACACTAG